One Megalobrama amblycephala isolate DHTTF-2021 linkage group LG15, ASM1881202v1, whole genome shotgun sequence genomic window, ctaatcctttaatctatAGCCAAATAGCTTCTTTTGTGGTGTTTTAGCAATTTTTTGATTGTAGAATGGTTACTTTTCATGATCCAATCAATCCCCAATCATCTGAATATTATATTTCACTTGAAATGCATCACCTTATGTTAAATGGGTTATAAAGTCTTTTTTATGCCGACTTTCAGAACCAGTTTCATGATTCATTTGAGTCATGGCTGTCCATGTGCAGCATATTTTGTCAAGATGTGTTGCATTGTGCTTCCAACTAACAATTTTATTCCCACATACAGTTCTTACAGTCTACAAAGacttaattgattttttttatcatgctcaaaagaatgattcattAACACATCACTAGTCGCACCATTATCAAAATACTAGTGTAATTTGGTACTATTTATATAtactaaaaaatgtaatattttgaatgagctTTTTTCAGATTTAATTTATACGTTTTATTAGCTGTAGGCTGTGTGCTTTTGTTTATTAGTCTagcattaatttatattatttaagttttagtacTTTGAGTACTTAAACTTCAACTTGTTTATTACAGTTAGTTGCAAAGTCAACCTTtcttatagtttttttttaagttttattttttttcatctaatatttatattttatttcatggttatttcaatgaacataaacagtttagttttaggggctgtttacatgacaccgttttcaactaaaaactgaaaaatttgtatgcattttggctgttcattaCACGACAACggcgttttggtggcctgaaaacggCCTTCAAatttttgaaaacgggtttcaaagtgcaagtttttgaaaatagtCTCcgtataaacaacaaaaacatgaatcTTCGAAAACGATGATGTCACGCACATGCGCATTACAGTGTTGCattgccatctaatggcctgccagcagaatacagtgtttttagtcattttcacggaTTCGCATGAATGGTGTCGCCTTTACGcggaaaactcaaaggaaaaacGTCTCCGTTTTAAACATATCGTTATTATATAAACGTACCCTCAGAGACGATCTCCGTCTACACTACACGTACGAAAACGTGACCGTGCATGcgcgtacaagtgtaaacagctGCCTCTTGCACATAGAGGTAGCtgcagtatttttaaaaaatgcagtttaactgtacaatggctgctaaaatgGCAACAATGCCAGCAAAGATCGCATTTCAGTCTCCAATGTTATTGTTTAACGTTACGTGGTTgtcaaggatacgcagagcAAACGTGGGCAGCCACGCCATCGTTTCAAAAGTCTCCGTTTTGGTCCATTTATACTGAAACTAAACCCcagcgttttcaaaagtctTCGTTTTCGAGGTTCGAAAATGCTGGTGTAGTGTAAACGACAGACAGGCGTAACCATAGCAAAACTTAAGTGTTTTGgttaacaaaaacaacattctttaaaaatagTATATGAAACCTTTGGTAGTTATGAAAAACTATAAGTATAGAAAGAGTGGATATAAAATTAAGCTGATATATTATTGCTGGTTTGTTTGTCACGCTGAAAATGGAAGGTCAAGTCAAATGCAGTATACTGTTGTATACGGGACTTTGCTTTTCGACTGCACTTTTTGGCAAATCTGTGTATTCCATACATGCAGAAAATGTGAAACAatctatatactgtatattgcaGAAATAGTATGGAAGTATTCCAAGAGAGAAGGAAGAGGTTGACCAGCAGTAAAGCTGACGCCTGAAGCCTTGCAAGGATTCGCGCCGTATTATTGATAGAGGAGTGTAATTAGACTCTAGTGTAGCACCTGTTTCTGTCCCTGCTAATGTTGTGCCACCTGAAGAAGGCTCTCCCTGGGGCGTGTTCGTGATGAATGGCATGGCGGCAGCTCTGAGTTTCTGATGATCATCACGCCATtcttcattatattttaatgtcacGGCAATCACTGCCCGCCCCCCTTCCCAGCCGTCATTGATTGTAATTAAGCTGAACTTCAAAATGATAATTTCATTCCAATCAGGGTTAATTTAGCTATAATGCATATCGCAGATGATAAGTGACCTGTAAAGAAGTGCAGCCCAGCAGGATCtcttcataattttttttctcaggttTTTTATACCAATACTTCCTTTTCATTTGGCCTGGTTCAGGCTCTCTGTTCATCTTCAAGGTTTGCATGGTGTACACAAATGTctcttttaaaggggacctataattttacaagatgtaatataagtctctggtgtctccagaatgtgtctgtgaagtttcagctcaaaataccccatagataatttattatagcttgtcaaatttgcccctatttgggtgtgagcaaaaacacgccatttttgtgtgtccctttaaatgcaaattagctGCTGCTCCAAAagtgggcggagctttaacagctcacacttTAGTTGCTcgacaacaacaaagctggagaatctcacgcagccaaaatgaggattgtcagtaacggtgttcaggaagaagttacaacttttagaatgcatctgaatagttagtggataaatgtatgtaattgctgtggagttgattcagctcatcgactagcatgtgctgtcattttgtgcaaatccaaagttgaattgaccctcgtttgtgaagcagtccggcgtaaaatgacagcatggcaacaacactctactacaacaactcttcctcttctctaaagcagcccaacatggcctcgccccctttgttgtgtgttcccgggggcggggtttatgtaaattttagggttagtgatgtcaccaacccaggaagaagcttgttgtagtccctaccagccatttgttgtagtccttaaacagagaattctttaaaagaaaatatctccctttgcattgaaatttgagcgctgtaactttgcagatgttgtttatgctcaaacagcaacattacacactaactaaagttaaaaaagtgaaataataatcaaccacccttttaaacaacatttgttTTCCGCAGTCAGTAAAAGTGAAACTTACATTGTGCCAGGCAAATAggaaatctctctctctgtttctttctGCATCTCTTCTCAATATGGATAGGTTTGACAGGATGCCAGGTTTAGTTAATTGTTCAGTTGTGGACAACCATGACGAAGCCATGACTGAAGCTCTGGAGCAGTTCTGCAACTCCCCGGAGCAAACGTACGAGCAGTTCCTGTCCACCTTCACGTACCTGACCCCAGGTGAGCATACTGAATGCCACATACATCTTCTTTCCTCTGATACGTCCGTAAATCCTTCGCCTGCGGTCTTCACTGTCGTATTCCATTGCAGAGATTGTGAGGGATCCGTGTTTGACTGCTCCTAGAGGACATGGAGACTCGTCCCAAAGAGAGATGGACAGCAGCCGAGAGCGACAAAGAGAGGATGGAGTGACAGAGATGGAGGAGAGCGTATACCGAAGGATGGGACAGACGAATCGCTGCTCACCGACTGCTGATCAGGAAGAGGTCACAGCCTTATAGATCCGAACCGCTCGAACCATCAGTCTTTACTGGGAGAGGTTTAGGCAGATCTTTCCTTTCCTTCAatcaaagataaaaaaaataagtctaCTGCATTAGCCCCTGCTCTGTgtagcaaacacacacacatactggtAATTCACTGTCCAGCACTgattctgaactccctgaaatgctTCGATTagagttttcttctgggaacgTACATGTCAAAAATATTCCTcacttaaaaagtaaaaatttttAAGTAGCTGGTTGAGTAGCgctagtagtgtgttgaaacttgtggatttcagcagtggcgtgtaacgcagtcactctgactagccactttggtgggttgatttttatataaaatatatacatttttcaattgtagtcttttaaaaaggcatctgatataataaactaagtgcaatgtagtgttgtcagaaatatagatttttttgatACATATCGATACTGAAGTATCTGAAAcacttccaatactcattttccgcTGAATATATACATGATACCAACtgcgctttctctctctttgaTCTCTCCGACAgtgagttgacacacaaacccgccttccttcactcacttgtttcatttgctttagatgaatattgttggagttacagggcttgaatttcgcggtgggattgcgcataattttacacattcccgcagattttgtgttcacacccaaAGTGCGCGCACATAAAACCACCtttcagtactaaattgagttctttttcgttGCTTGttgcacttaaacagtcaaatacacaaaataatatgaaaacgctggtcttggcgagtattcatgtaaacacagtcagttatgttttaagtgaacgtaacagttgagaaagaaaacacatgtaacagtataatggatccgtgcatcagatcttaaaggtcctgtttttcgtgtttttttgaagctttgattgtgtttatagtgtgcaatataacatgtgttcatgtttcgcgtgtaaaaaaacacagtatttttcacataatttacttatctgtataccgctgtttccactgtcataaaaacgggctgatgacttccttgttctatgaagtccctccttcagaaatacgtaacgagttctgattgtgccagcggttcctgtgttgtgattcgacagcagtttagcgcatcttgcctggaaaggtcacgcctcttaccataacgtggagatgcacgcgctcagtgttattgtaaacatgtctttaattttaccctatcaatttgagccggaatcagacccggtgattggactgcgggatgaaaataacagcgtttcgacgacatggcgacaaacacactctacaaacgcaactcttgtgtattcctgtgggcggaggttagtcaaaaaactgttttagtgacgtcattaaagaaggaagtagagggatgtagtccaaactggccgttcgatgtaggcgacttctgttaaataaaatatctcgcttggcattgaactttgagctttaaaattttacagattttatttatactctaacaacaacattacacactaactaaagtttgaaacatgggatcacgaagaacaggacctttaaagtgacagcagcctaatgtACCTGCTgctaaattatgagataatattaaaaatgtctatatggcagtttttttcCCTTCGTgttgatgtcaaaattgtggacAGTGAAAATCCTGAATGGCTACTAACCACTACcacaaaaaaatttaatgcCAAGCCCTGGGCATGACATTTCAGAAACACGCTCAAAGTGGTCGACCAATCATAACACGctggtccagccgaccaattagagcacattgtgctttttggaaggaggggcttcacagAGACCGAACAGGgaaccattcacattttctttagAATGCACCACATATCAGCACATTAAAATTCACTCAGAACCTCTTAGCAACCCTATAGCAACGCTCTGGCAACCATGCAAAACAACCTAGCATTATAGTGGTTATTTCTGTACTTTTAAGCGCCACTCATATTTTCTTAAAGGGGCtgtatgtaagatttttactttaataaagcataaaaataccccgatatgtttgcagatatttaggaaacatgctaagttcacctacttgttcctcagaaaaacattttcattttgaaaatgtgtgttccGTATcagaatgtctgtctttgttttggtctgtgcgaaacctCGTGCTgtcagtttatccaatagtattccgacatcacaggttgccagttggcggaaaacacgcgtattgcaaccatggaaaccagcaaacaaactggttcagagaatcgcagattctacttgacctaaaaagcctctgaatccatctaaatatctctattAACAACAGCATATTGAAACAGATCAATCAACTtatcagcttacagtgtttaAGTCTCTTCAGCTttctaaagacgtatttaaaacagttcatgtgagtacagtggttcaaccttaatgttatgaagtgacgagaatactttttgtgcaccaaaaactacttcattcaacaatatctagtgatgggcaatttcaaaacactgcttcatgaagcttcgaagccttatgaattttttgtttcgaatcagtggttcggagcgtgtatcaaactgccaaagtcacgccccccagtggtgaaccattgaaatttctaaaCGCTTATGACacaacaaagccttgtttactgaaatcacatgacaatgGCAGTTTGGCACTACAAATCACTGAAACAATTATAGCAACGATCTGGCTTTCTTCAGAATGTAAAAACCAAATGCACCCACAACTCCACTGTAACACCCTGAAAATAGCATGAAGTTAGCATTGTAGCTGTGGGCAAGCACCActcaaaatactaaaaatattgGCCAATTTTTCTGCATTTTCCATCTTTTTGGTGTATTTCTTCCTCAAGAATTCTCCTCTCAGCGTATTGAACGGCTTCATTCTGATGTGTGTTTTGCttatctgtctgtgtgtgtgaacgGTGCTTAAGACTCCCGCCTGGCTTGCGTATTGATCTCAGTGGGGCTTTGGCGAACCACAGCACCAGTTACTGTCAATAACGTAAAGCACATCAGCCAACATCCCAGGCCAGTCAATGCTAAAAAAAAGCCTCTGCATTATTTAGCTCCCCGCCACCAAGAGAGATAAACAGCTGTATTGATTATAATGTTGCTTTGATTGTAATCACACCGATTCTCATAGCTGCTGTCATTTCAGAGCatcattaaatgaaatgagataGTGAGTTTATGTGTTTGTATAGGTGCTGTTGGATGGCGGTTGTGTTGGAGGAAGACTGGGCGGCCCATCAAGCATTGCTCCAGACGGACCTGTGAAGGTAAATGGTCAGGACATTCAAAACCTAACAAGCTACTTACTGCAGCAGTATTTTATAGTTGAAAGCCACATAATTCTGCCTTTGAAGATAgcttattttgtatatattctAAGGCAGCATTGCATATATCTTCCACAGAGAATGCAATCCCAGAATTCATTGTGATGTGCTCAGTGAAAATCCATGCAGGATGCCTGTAAACAGGCTGATATTTAATTCAGTACAAACCCAGGCTATTTCACttaatgtttgtgtgtttgtaagCTCATTAGAGTATGATAAGCTAACACTAACAGTGTTAAACTGTTGGAGTCAAGACTTCAATCTAATAAAAAAGACAACATTTGTGTGTTATGCATTAACCTCAGAGTATGCTAACGCTAACTTAAAACTGTTGGAGTCAAGACTTCAATCTAATAAAAAAGACAACATTTGTGTGTTATGCATTAACCTCAGAGTATGCTAACGCTAACTTTAAACTGTTGGAGTCAAGACTTCAATCtaataaaaaagaacatttgTGTGTTATGCATTAACCTCAGAGTATGCTAACGCTAACTTTAAACTGTTGGAGTCAAGACTTAAATCtaataaaaaagaacatttgTGTGTTATGCATTAACCTCAGAGTATGCTAACGCTAACTTTAAACTGTTGGAGTCAAGACTTCAATCTAATAAAAAAGACAACATTTGTGTGTTATGCATTAACCTCAGAGTATGCTAACGCTAACTTTAAACTGTTGGAGTCAAGACTTAAATCtaataaaaaagaacatttgTGTGTTATGCATTAACCTCAGAGTATGCTAACGCTAACTTTAAACTGTTGGAGTCAAGACTTAAATCtaataaaaaagaacatttgTGTGTTATGCATTAACCTCAGAGTATCCTAACGCTAATTTTAAACTGTTGGAGTCAAGAATTCAATGAAATAAAAAGGACTTTTACATAATATTTGTCTTTGCTATGCATTTTTAAGATGATTAGAGTATGCTAAGCTAATGTTAACGTTAAACTCTTGTTGAAATCAACTGAATCAAGACTTATCTAATATAAAAGATTAACGTATTGTTAACTAACCCGTTAAcattgaactgttgtcatagcttagcaacatgctaacatcaaaCTCTATTATGAAACACAAGACAAAACTTCAGTTTAATAAAAACTTACTATTTTACCTAATAGGTTATATTAGGTGCTATATATTTTAGAAGAATgtgttgttagcttagcaaTATGCTAACATCAAACTCTATTTAAATCAGTTGTGAAGTTTCTGTGTGAAGAGGACCATTTGTGTGGAGCATAAAGTTGTTAAATCTAATCAATTCTAAAATGGCTgtttgtaaaaaaagaaaaagaaaaattcattgctgttttgtcttttttctttccttGGCAGTTTGATAATTATCTGGGAGATTCAGAGGATGAAGAGGAAAAAGTTGACGCTACAGGTGTTTATTTCtcgaaaatataaatttaaatacatGTCACTTTACACAGAGTCAGTTTACATTAGCTAGATTACAGTGGCCTAGATGCACATTTGGAgtgtttaattacatttttacattttttttcttatgtaaaGCACATCGTTGAGAAAtctttttcatatttcacaacaGCTTCAAATGGAATTGGATCCATCACAAATtcacataatattcacataataCACATTGACATGTTGGCATCACCTGTATGGATGTATTTTAAGCTCGGCATGCTCGCATAAATATTCTTTTTATATCATATGTAAGGATTGCATGGGCTCACCTTACCTTTAATAGGGTTTAGTGGATATCATGTGCATGCTATTTTTTGTAATTAGAGCTGTCATACAGcttgatttaaatatattaccaTTTATTACACATATTCAATGCATGCAAATTCTAAACCTCTCCCTCATCATTAGAGCCGGGGGCAAGCGCTTGCTTGGTGAGGCTTAGCGCTCACTGTGCAGGATTGTAATGAGTCGCTCTTTTTTGGAGTGCCAGAGAGGCTCATTTAAACTCCAATGACCagtttaatacaaaaataaataaaatagttagAGGAAAGAAAGCCCTTTCGATTGGAGAGGCTTACATTTCAGAGCAGGGCTTCTGTGTTTTTTTGGTGAGTTTGTCTGTGATCAGAGTGTTTATTCAGAGGGAAAGGTGTATGTAAAAGTCATTAGGTGATGTGTTTATAATGAGAGTCATATCCACTGAATAACAAAAGATGCATGCTGAACTTCACCTTAATTAGCATGAATAATCATGCCCCTGCTTGCTGGgctttgtaaaaaaatatcctttgCTGGAAGTCGGCAGGTCTGTACCGTTAGTTGTAGTGGGCGTTTTGTGTTCTACATAATCGGTCATAGCTTTGGAAAATTTGACTGtaaaataagattaaaaaaaaaaaataggtcacTGAAAATTGGCCAATTAATATATTCAGATTAATACTTCCCAGTAATTTTATTGCTGCAAGTTTGCTAAAACCaaactaaaattataaaaaagcaaaaactgaaaaaaatgattttggtaaccaaaaaataaaaatgtgaattggcaaaaatgaatgaaatgataATCATTCAGTCAACCAAattgatttgttaaaaaatgctgttatattcaggaacaaaacaagtgactgtctttatgagtgaatcattgaatcattcacttaaCCAAattgatttattcaaaaatgctgTTTCATTCAGGAAGAAAACAAGTGACTATCTTCACGAGTCATTGAACCATTCACTCAACAAATtgaattaattaaatacatGTACTTAAAATATGGTTAGGGTAAATTacatgtaattttgcataatttatagttattactatagtaacgggggtaaagcattacaagtaatgcgagttacgtaatcagattactttttcaagtaactagtataGTAATTACCTTTACATTTACAACAttacacattacttttaaatttacaacaaaatgtgAGTTACTTTTCCAAATAaataacgcaagttactttgctttcccatgtattgactgacagctctcctgtccccatgttgagagaaataaagtgtagaggtgttgtgtgcactGTGTGAATATgacggttattgtagttctagactaaatgtgaacatttactcatctcacttaaacaaaaacagattcagtattcctcaaatgaatgaattcagtgaaatgcaaactcttCAGTATATTATGcaaaagttttagttttaatctcactttattagtCTTTGCTGTTGACCTTTGAtaatccaattcaaccataccaataagcaaaaattactttagttaaacatcatatttatctaattttttatttttattgctgcgccctctactgtactggagtgaatttgcattttattcagccttaggcttattcatttcacttttattttgaaagggCCATTAGTTTtaccaaaaatagaacttttattttttgttatttaaaaaacatgcaAGCCCAGCTCAGGTGAcagaaagtaatgcaaaagtaacgtaacaGATTACTTTCCATAAAGAGTAACTAtataacgcaattagttactctTTTTAGGGAGTtacacaatattgtaacacattacttttaaaagtaactttccccaacactggtaatGACATGTAACAAGCCactgcaaaataaagtgttactgtaaggcagttagttactttttttagggagttacaccatattgtaacacattacttttaaaagtaactttccccaacactggtaacgacatgtaacatgtaacaagccaatgcaaaataaagtattactGTAAGGCAATTAGTTACTCTTTTTAGGGAGTtacacaatattgtaacacattacttttaaaagtaactttccccaacactggtaacgacatgtaacatgtaacaagccaatgcaaaataaagtattactGTAAGGCAATTAGTTACTCTTTTTAGGGAGTtacacaatattgtaacacattacttttaaaagtaactttccccaacactggtaacGACATGTAACAAGCCAAtgcaaaataaagtattactGTAAGgcagttagttacttttttaggga contains:
- the LOC125247336 gene encoding intraflagellar transport-associated protein isoform X1, producing MPGLVNCSVVDNHDEAMTEALEQFCNSPEQTYEQFLSTFTYLTPEIVRDPCLTAPRGHGDSSQREMDSSRERQREDGVTEMEESVYRRMGQTNRCSPTADQEEVLLDGGCVGGRLGGPSSIAPDGPVKFDNYLGDSEDEEEKVDATERKNSEQNEGTCALPGEIEEDLKAVSSSSLCHHTLLEISSTFTDQRTHTHSAAENQDESEEVVPFHLDEDFDYDNVKLSQKYVIREQNGRPS
- the LOC125247336 gene encoding intraflagellar transport-associated protein isoform X2, whose amino-acid sequence is MPGLVNCSVVDNHDEAMTEALEQFCNSPEQTYEQFLSTFTYLTPEIVRDPCLTAPRGHGDSSQREMDSSRERQREDGVTEMEESVYRRMGQTNRCSPTADQEEVLLDGGCVGGRLGGPSSIAPDGPVKFDNYLGDSEDEEEKVDATGTCALPGEIEEDLKAVSSSSLCHHTLLEISSTFTDQRTHTHSAAENQDESEEVVPFHLDEDFDYDNVKLSQKYVIREQNGRPS